One region of Metallosphaera sedula DSM 5348 genomic DNA includes:
- a CDS encoding VIT1/CCC1 transporter family protein, with amino-acid sequence MFDRFIEGLRYSLRNERPMLRRYLVLGAFDGVLLSLGILVSSILANAPSRVIELTVVSGIIAVSISSAWNSLIVEVKERKLEFDRLERQMMRSLKGSTYDYGMKVTIVLSVLAHGLSPFLGLISLYVTLLTRALAYGIVTSLGELFLLGLAYEGSWKEKIRSGIIIAVGGALMLVISYYLSR; translated from the coding sequence GTGTTTGATCGATTCATCGAGGGTTTAAGGTATTCTCTACGTAATGAGAGGCCCATGTTGAGGCGTTACCTAGTACTAGGGGCATTTGATGGTGTTCTCCTCTCTTTGGGCATACTTGTGTCCTCTATTCTAGCAAATGCCCCATCTCGAGTAATAGAGCTTACCGTGGTGTCTGGGATAATTGCCGTTTCCATATCCTCGGCGTGGAACTCCCTCATAGTTGAGGTTAAAGAGAGAAAACTGGAGTTTGACAGGCTAGAGAGACAGATGATGAGGAGTTTGAAGGGGTCAACATACGACTACGGAATGAAGGTCACCATTGTACTTTCAGTTCTGGCCCATGGTCTATCCCCCTTCCTAGGTCTCATTTCCCTTTACGTCACCCTATTGACCAGGGCTTTAGCTTACGGTATTGTGACGTCGCTGGGAGAGCTCTTCCTCCTAGGCTTGGCTTACGAGGGATCCTGGAAGGAAAAGATCAGATCAGGAATCATAATAGCGGTGGGTGGAGCCT